The Vigna angularis cultivar LongXiaoDou No.4 chromosome 9, ASM1680809v1, whole genome shotgun sequence DNA window taaatttatcacaGAAATTTTGCCTGTTTGGAACAAACGTACTGAGCCAGATCCTCTACAGACATTGAAGAGCTTAGAGCAAGGAATGAAAGTGCTAAATTTGAAGTCAAAAACCTCTGATCAGAGTATTGTAATTGAGGGATATTTTAAATCTGAGTAAATGGAGCCATAGGTGCTACAACTTCCATTTAGCAATATTTCAGTGTCATGGTTTTTCCAAGGCATTGTTTGCTGTAGGCTAACataaaaaagcatttaatgtatttttctgGCGGAAACTCGAGGATATTGTAACcaatgatttttgttttcatttatttctaGGCTAACATTTTGTTTAGCTTCCCAGTTTTTGCATGTATGCAAATACATTGACTTGAAATTTAAAAGAGATTTTGCCAGTCTTATGTTACCTTGAAGTTGGTCTGCGTGTTTCATGTGCAATATAAGCACTTTGAAATAATGTGGACGTGGCAGATTTTAACATAAGAAAGTAGATTATTTGGTTTGAGCTTTGTTGTGCATTGTTTCTCTGAGACTAAAATAACACTTTATGTGATTCAAATTAACTTTGATAAATTGTTATCATGAATGAAGATATAGAAATCTGGATCGACACTAATCTTTTGGGAGAATGgagtaaaatttgtttgttgtgGTTCTGTAAAATGACTATTTCTGCagggattaattttatttttggatcTTAGTGCAATGATAAAGTTGCCTCACTGTTTCATTCTGTAATGAGTTTATGATTTAAGTTGTATTCAAAACGATCAAGTTGTTCTATTGTGAATTTATGATTGAGCTGTGTTGGTGAAAAATTGGGCATGGGTAAATTCGGTTTAGAGGAGGCTCCAATGTTTCTTTTCACGCACGTATGCAATCGTAGGAATGTGATTATTTCATCTGAGATTATCGATGCTAGTGATGGCTGCAAGAGCTTCACTTGGTGCCTTCTAAATACTGTTTGATTGAGGAAATGATTTGTATTGCAGAGGCCTACACGAAAAGGGAACCAAGGGAAGCCCATGAAAATATTGCAGAAgctttaaaagtaaaaaattctCCTATTATTAGTCTGAAGTGAACCTGCTGAATTTGTATGTCTTTTAAAGATTCTTACACAACTGCTTTTCCAACCAAATAATAATGGGATGCCAGCGAGCAACAACAAAAGAGAAGACAGCCCTTCAAAGTCTACAAATCAAATACACAACTTTGGCAGAAAAGACACTGTCCTGATTCATAAACAGTGTAAATTTCCAAGATTCAATAATGAGTGGTTGAAACTAAACTGTTAAAGTGCAAATTCTGAAGCTAATTCAAGGTGCATTCCAACGGTCcaccaaaataaacaaaatattttgtatgtaCACATTGACACCCATAACATAATTACTTCCAAACTTTTACATAAATCAATactctaaaatataaatgatgGAAAGAAAAGCACTGTCACAATTACTTTCACAAAACTGGTGGAAGCCCAAGTAGCACTTAAAGATGGACAACTCCGGAATCCAAGCGGTGTGCAACTAccaaccaaaaataaaaaatgttgtacAGAGACAATTTCGTGCTGATTCTGTTCTGCCTGATAACTATTTATTTCCTACTGCTTGTATCATCAACCCAAAATATTATGGACCATGATACTACTATTAATCTTGAATTTTTCATGTCTCAATTTCTGCATCCACTTTATATCCATATCTGTTAATCAATCCCTCATCACTTTCTTCTATGCCTTAGCTATCTCTTCTTTCTCAATGTATATACATTGAGCTTTCATTTTAGCTTTCAATTTTGAAGGTAAGTtacttttaaacaaattataatcaATTTCAGAAGAGTTTGTTCAGGTTCTTGCCGTTGATCTTTTACTGGTAGGTTAtctataagataaaatattatgattttaagaattttattgaTTTGGAATAGAAAGACGTTTGCACTTTTAATTACCACAAACAAGTGTTCTATTTTATGTCCATGTAACCTATGCAACAGTCGCATaacctaattaaaattttgttatcgCTCAAAGTTTGCATACCCTGTAGTTGCACACTCAATCGATGAATAATCATTAGACCAGTCAATAGATATTAACACGGCTTTTATATGCTCGAATTTGACTAATTCAACTTATTTGATGTGCAAAACACCCTTCTCGATTACAATTTTGGTTTCTCAATTTcagataaaagaaaacaaagaaacacTTCAGATGCAGATCCATAATAAGACAAAAGGTTGTGGGGGAGAGAGTAGCAGCCGAAACATTATTATGGAGTAATGGTCATATTCATGTCATTGATAGTGCTGACAAGTGAATCCACCGTTTATTCATCCTCATGTCATTCTATTACACTACAGTTCAAACCGCTAAAAGAAAACTGACTCAGCATGATGTTCCTATACAAGACTACCCAAAAATTTATGGTTGATCCTTGTTGCTGTCCAATTTGCCCAGCTGGTTTTCTTGAGATTCTATCTTTGATCCCAAAATATACCCTTTCACCATGCTCTGTGCTGAAAGTATTTGCTTCTTGATCTGCCATTAAGAAAATATAGCATCAGAAACAATAGAAAAGGAGCTTCCTGTAGAAATCAAATACAACATCTTCCatcaagaaaattaaattaaaattaaatcatctGAACCAAAATATAGAAGGAAAACAAAGAACCAATATCAAGTATAAATGAATTCCCAAATATCCCAATGAACCAATCTGTATTGTCTGCTTTACAATGAGAATAGAACATCTATCAGACGGTCAGTAGATATTAAATTGGAGTAGAAGCCCCCAGAAAAGGACTGTCGTATAACGCAACTAACTGTGGTAGTTAAGGAAAACTTTAGACAGTAGCAGTGCCAAAAACAAAGTTAAATTGGTCTCTGCTTGTGTCCATTAGGCCAATCATTCAGACAGACCTGAAAGTGAGGCAGGAGCTACAAAGTTTGTAACCTCAAAGCTGTCCATCAAGGTTAGAGATTATTCAATGATACTTTAGACGGTATCAACATCCTGATTACTACTACTGGTGAAGATATTCTACGTAGTATGTAGAACCTCTCTAGTTTTGAAGGGCACCTATATATTTAACTGCAAGGCTATAGCTTCTAATCCATCAAAGAAACTCCTACTTAGGACATTATCTTACGGCTCATGATTATGCCATACAGGAATGCAAGTTCAGGAACGCCCCTTTTTGTCATTTGTCTACATCTAATTGCAATTTTACAAGAGGCAAACTAATGTAAATTTACTCGTCACAAATGAGAAAAATCTTATAAATCTTTTGTCTCATcacatttaacataaaaaaatagagtTGGTACCAAGGCACGAAACCACTGTGAACAGGACTATAAAGGTAAATAAACATATTAGGATATTGTTCTCTACTTCTCCCACCATAGTCATTCACTTACCTAATCAACTTGATCTGAGACCtaagaaataaatatactaATTAATGCCCCAGCTGTTATCATCTAAGTAAATACAATTTGCATACTTCTTATAGCATCCTATCAGCTAAGTCTGTGTTTTCCTATAAGAATGCTATGGATTGTTTAACTtgagaaaatgtttttgtttcaaatttttgtttttcactttttattataaaaatgtcacgTTATTTCCACTCTATTTCCCATTTTCAAAAGCTTGAATACGAAACAGTGAAAACAACTTTTTTCTCGAACAAAAggaaaattatttgaaaatagaaaacaaatgaaaataacgTGGTGcttttgtaattaaaagtgaaaaacgGAAAAGCATtttctcaaaacaaaaatagCTCATAAGCTTTTCAAAAGCTTTCAATTTTATACCTTTGGCGTTGTTACAGTAAAGCCAATGCAATAGCAGACCAAGTACTGTGCCATATTCTTATTTCCTGACACAATTTCTGGAGGACACAAGGCTGTATTGGATTTGTGTTTCTTTAAACTGTTCTTGTCATAGTAAATAGCTTTAGAGGAACAGATCAAATAGAACTGAACACAGTAAAACAATGATGTTCTGCACTCATTAGTTCCACCCTTTTCAGTGAAACCCAAATGTACAACTTTTAACTCCTCAAGCAGTTCTATTTTGAAAAGCATCATAGAAGGAAACTTATGTTATGTTCCATATAGATTCAACATGTCTTACAAATGCTACCAATGGATTCAAAATTGCCTAAGAATTACAACTAAAGTGGCCACAAAGTCTTTCTGAGGGCTGTTTGTTCCCACTTCCCTCTGTTAAATCCAACCCAAGCTACTTTGCTTACAGTTTAGCCTATCATCCCCTTCCTACACAAGGTTTTATGACACCTTCGAATTCACAACAACAAAAGTCGTAACTTTCTAAGAAGgaaaaattattatgttttttcatCAGCAGATTAGATCTACCATATTAGTTTGCATAAACTAATCTAATTTGAACCTATAAACCAACTCCAAACAATGAAGGACGGTAATTGAACATTGCAACAGATActaaaaacataagcaaattAAAAATGGTAAATCGATAAGGAGAAAACCCACCaaggaatttaaaaatataatggaaAAATCATGTTGGACATCGaagaaatcattaaaaaaaaaaatagcttgAGATAAAAGGAAGAGACTTACAGGGTCGAGAGCATTGGGTTGAGGACCGTAATCAGCTGTTAGGAGAAAATAGGAAGCAGTAACAGTGGCCACAATCGTTAGCCTTCTCACCAGTTTCTCTGTTCTCGGATTCATGAGACTCATCACTGATGATCTTCACTTCAAATCTAACACTACAATTATTTATAGGTTGAAGCTTCAAGTTTCCCCAAACCTATTTCAATTAAGAGTTTCTTCTGTCAGggtttcttttaagaaaaaacataatattttacttcATTCAAGATTAAATTCAGgttcaattaaatttcaaattattttcttttttatttatattttttagttatattatttaatatttattactgAATGATTTCGttgctattttattttgatatagtgttcatgtaaaaaatttaatgtttaaaatatagGACGATATTATCTA harbors:
- the LOC108347096 gene encoding uncharacterized protein LOC108347096 encodes the protein MSLMNPRTEKLVRRLTIVATVTASYFLLTADYGPQPNALDPIKKQILSAQSMVKGYILGSKIESQENQLGKLDSNKDQP